GAAATGTCCATAAATTCGCAGCAGTCGAGAATTTATGTACGTTGATGATTAATTCAAGATTAAATCGTTACGTAAATGTTGCAGCGGGAAACAGGATAGGTCTCTCTATTGAATCTTCTCTCTAATACAGCTATAATTATAATCGAGTTGAGCCATAATATAAAcgagattataattatatcgttCATGATACTCTGATTGCGGCGAACGAGCGCGGGATAATTATACTTTCACAAGGACGGGAACGTTTGTCTTGTCGGAAAATAAGGAACGAACGTGCTCACTTTTATCAGCGCCCCGTTCGATTCGTTACTTCGAGAGGATTACCCTCGAAGGAGCAATACAAGCATCCTGTCTGCATCGGGCATCCGGGATGCAATTACTTTCGCAGTCCATCTCCGTAGTTGATGGGCGAGCCAAAAATTGATGAGAGACCACCACATTCCGCCCGGTTCATCTAGCTATCCCCTTCCGTTGACCCGAGAGGATAAGAAAAAGAGGATACAGCTCAGTCCCATTGCGAGTGGCATGATCTAACAGTCCATTAGCGACCCATTAACGATCCATCAACGGAGGAGGGTTTATCTGGCTGACAGATTATCCAGACATTTCTCTGTTTGCACGCGCGATATCCGAGACCGATATCGGAGTATCGAGTGCATACGCGAAGGGAACACGCATCACGTGTGTCGTCGTCATCGGCATTGTCATCAACATTGTCATCGCGATGAACTGGACGAGTTTTTGATATACTCGCACGCAGGGCGACTTTGTTGTCATGAGTGCGGCGAGCGACAATGGGACCTACGAGTTCTGGTGGGACTGGGACCTGGCCAACCTCACCGAGGCCGAGTATCTGAACAAGGTGCTTGGGCTCAAGTACCTGCCGCTGAGCATGGTGATACCACTCACTATCGCCTACGTGCTAATCTTCGTAGCTGGCGTATTCGGCAACGTAGCCACGTGCACCGTCATCGTCCGCAATGCGTCCATGCAGACCGCCACCAACTACTACCTCTTCAGTCTGGCCATATCTGACCTCACTCTACTTATACTCGGTAAGTGAGAATATTGTTGTTGCTAGATCGGATTGCAATTCGCTGGAATTAATCTCAAGACGGcctaaatatcataattttctataaaaatataatgtgtatTTGATCTGTCTATAATATTATCGAAAAAATTCTCGTCGATGCATGATATCGATCATCAGGTACTTTCTCGAGTTTAGACTTTAATCATTAATCGCTCATCACGATTACATTGCTTTTATTGTGAATTGATTTACCGACAAGAACAATGATAGAAGTTGCGCTGATTGCAACGACGAGTTTATCAGGTCCTATGGCTATAAGTGATGAGAAAAAAACTGTTGACATATACACGCAGTTCCTACaacaaaaatatcattaacgctttacataaataagttgtaaataaatcttaaataaGTAGAGAGtttgcgatgttatttttgctttacagaaatataagagagattttatttgataatttgataatataaaataatgaaaagaattGTTGATTATTCtaaatctaaattaaattaattaatatctgatGCAGATTGGCTAACAATATCTGATACTTATGTTTGGAGTACTCGATAGTAGCAAAACGAGATAACGTCAGAAGGCTTCCACTGATTACACACTTCTAATAAAAGAACACCTTTAAAATGtagaaaaacaaaaagtaaACGGAAACACGTGTCGACACATTGATTTGATTGACACATAATTGATTTCCTATCCctattatcatttatataaaatatagatctCAGGTACGTGCCTAAAGTTTATCTAAACGCAAGATTAAGCCTCGATACCAGCTCGGAGTCTCTGTTTCTTTATCTTCGTGACGATAACCAATATAAATGCAAGATTTCACGGAGCACAATGCAAGgctctttttacatttcatatttGCTTCATCGCGGCGTTCTTTATTCCGCACGGTACGCAGATTATCATACACGTAAAGCGACATGAATTGTGTACTTGTGAGTGGAAAGTACGTTCCTCTTATCGCGGCAAAGGGTAGGAGAGGTCCTCTTTTTAATCAGAGATCGATACAAAAGAACGTGGATGGCCGAATCGACGCGGACCACTAAATCAGTGGCTCGTTAACTCCTCGATGACATTTTGTTCCCGTTAATCATATGAGTTTGATACACGTAAAGCGATTGATAATACGATTGATAACTGCTTTGACCGAAGTGTCCTCGTTTGGATAACATGGAATAATATGGATAACATGGAATAGATAGCGATGTCGATCGCAGTCGCGAAAATCggcttataaaatattaatgccaTCAAGTTATTTGCGAACACGTCGAGTAAGGTGCAAAAAGGTCTTAATAACGAATGAGGCCGAATTCCGTCGAAGGAACAAATTGGCTTGAATTTAAAGCCGATGGAGCGGAGGGATGGTATCAGTCCCTTTAGCATGACGATAAATAAAACCGAGAATTTCTGGCGTATCTCGTATGCTCTTTCGTGTTTTTTTAAAGAAGCAGAGCGATATCGATGGcatcgataaaaaatatcgtaacTGCAAGACTGGACATTGATCTCTCTGGCAAAAAGTTATAATTGTTAACGAGggagataaaatattacactTTTTATCTAcatgaattattaatcatgAAAATTGCAGGAGCTTGAAAAGAAAACACAACTGGTGAAGCAGTGATAGAAAATAATGGCAACTAAAAAATGCAATACGATATTTCTCTAAATAATAACAAGTGACAGTTTAACCAttgcagtatttttaataacgctTGCATGAAATATTTGCACAGAGAAACGCGATGCGTGAGTATTTCATAGGAAACACACACGCAAGCGATCTTTCTCCGGGATAAACGAAATCAATTGTCGTGTATTATCTGTGTAATCGTGATCATGATCAGTCGACGCGAGACATTTCTGCCCGCCGTTCCAGCATTGACGCACATAGATAAAAGCTTGAAATTAATCTCCGCTTTTATTGTGTACAATCGCGATTGTTATCTCCACGGTGGTCTGTTTGTCAGTGTTAACGACGGCGTTCGTATTTACGTCATTGCGAGAAATTCACGAGACCGAAGACAAGTAGACACGATAACGATTCCACGTGAAAGATCTAAGGCGAATCTTTTCTCACTATTTTCAACGCCGAGCTTTGCTATCAAGTGATATACAGAGATATGAAAGATGCTGCTATtgcatataatatgtaaaactaATTTTGATGGCACGTTCGAGCGCGGTCGGTATTATAAATGACAATTTCATGAACACCCttgttacaatattttaatatgaaaatatatatgttttcaaCCAAGTCTATAATCAGTCGAATCTCTCtcgaaaatatgttttatagaaaaaaataacgtgTAACTAACGCTGCAATAACCGCGTGAAACTGTCCAAAGCCGATCGATATTGACAGAGATACGCTAGTCTCTCAAGAACGGTAGTGCCGACTctagagaattaattaaatataaatttgttggAGTAACGCGATACACAGAGAGGAGAGGGGAGAGATAGAGAAGAAGGAAACGAAatagagataaagagaaaaattgaaacaatCGCGTAGCTTGGTggttttagaaaataatgattttacaaTGCAATAAAAGGCTTCACGCTTCAACTGTGGATGATGGATGTTGTTACATAATGGCTGTTACTTTAAAAAACGTTAGGCACAATAGGCATGATCGAAGGGCTTCCACTCGAGAAAGGATTCCTTTACTATTTACCGATACACGTTTACGTCCAGCTTCTGGTGGTGAGAACCCTATGAGGGTTTCGGTGCTCATTGTGGTACTCTGAAAGGACGTGCGTGGACGACTACGTCTACTACCGGATAGCTTTTATGCTTTGGAAATTGATGGGAAGACATGAAGTTCGACGTATCGTGACGCAAAAACCGAGAAATCGGAAAGAAGGGAGACACCCTTGGCGTTATTAATGACTGCATGATGTACCGTGCCTTATAATCTGCCTCTTGATTAATCTCTGAAGAGCTATAAGATGGTACGGCCCTCCTGACCCTTTCCTTTAATTTCTCCTGCAAGATTTCCTCTCGAGGAGGAAGATTCTCGTAACATGCTAGCAAAGAATTCGTCGGAATTAACAGAATTCGAGTCAAAGAAGATATAAAGCAAGAATATATTGAACagaaacgtaattaaaataattataacgtaaaaacatgttataaatgtataaattgtgagataattgaaatgtgtgtgcgtgtgaaGTGGAAAgacagaaggagagaaagtttgaaagaaaaagataaaacaaaatagaaaatgtgattttattatatttattaataattaataataataattttttctttattaataataataaagatatacaaAGATAGACGAAGTACgcttattattaaatgtgatCGACTCGTGATACACGACGAATATTCAGTGGCTGATTCTGGTGTGGCGGAAATGCAGCACACGAAAGTTACTTGAAGCTGCGTGTACACATGATGCAGGGAAGACGCAGGCAGTCTCGTTAATATTGTCATGTGCGGTATGATGCCTCTTCACGCTAATTACCAGCCAGGCTTAAGCCAGTCGTAAATCTGCTTTtcggaaaattaatttgcgtCCTCCCGCGGGATCGCGCGAATATTCTACCCATGATGAGGCATGTCGCATGAAACTTTGCTGCTGTCGGATTGATATAATCGGAAACACAGCAAGATTAAAGCGAAAATCTGAGTAGCGCATTTCTCAAATTctcaaagtgaaaaaattttGTAGCACTTTTGTCGGTGAAATTAAGAGCGGTTGGTACTCTTTAATGCATACTTAATTGTCTCTAATACGCCTTTTAGGGTAGCCTTTATGGACGttgcaaaaagaatttttccgATCCTCTCACGTCGCAGTCATATTGAATTATGAGAAGAGCGAAAAGCGAAAAATCACGCAAATTATTTCCATGTCATTTCAGTTCATTTATCTTAACCGAACGTATCTCTTTGAGGAAAACAAGATTtgacatattaaattattaatttaactaattgcaggttcttaattaattaattgcaggtCTTCCCAATGAGCTGAGCGTGTTCTGGCAGCAATATCCGTGGGCTCTGGGTGTAGGACTTTGCAAGATCCGTGCATACGTGTCGGAGATGTAAGAAATACCCTCTTGGCCTGGTTCTCCTTATATCCCGTCGAGATTTGACACGCTCTCCGCCAAATCCGAGCATCACTTTTTCGCAGGTCATCCTACGTGTCGGTTCTTACGATAGTGGCGTTCTCCATGGAGAGATATTTGGCCATCTGTCATCCGCTGCGCGTCTACTCGATGAGCGGTCTGAAAAGACCGACTCGCTTCATCCTGGCGGCCTGGTTGATCGCGATGGTCTCGGCGATACCGTTTGCAATTTATACCAAGGTCAATTTCGTCGAATATCCGCCAGGTTAAGCCAGCGCATTTATTTCCTCACGACTATCGATTATTGGAAATACATTTTCAAAGAAGAACTTTGATTTCCAGAGAAGATTTTTTGAATTTCTTAAATCATGAGCTAATCTTTCATTCGGATTTTCACTTATTCATGTTCAGTTACCGTGCACTGGTCATTAGCTATTCTATTAAATCTAACTTGTCGCAACAGGCTTAAAGATtcacaatttaaattatttcatcttATCGTATATATAAATGGCAATTCTGGTATTTCCATGATTTCATTCTGTTTAAAGTTGTGACACAATTTAATGTACTTAATCTTGTAACGTTAAATGTTTAGGCTCGGGGAATTATTCGGCTGACTCGGCGATTTGCGCGATGCTTCTGCCCGACATGCCAAAATTTCCTCTTTACGAGCTCAGTTGCATCGTATTCTTTCTGATACCGATGCTCGTGATCCTTGTGGTATACACAAGAATGggcataaaaatcaaaagcgCTACCAAAGAAACACTGGGTCCGATACAGGGCAATGTTCATGGCGATTATCGACAGGTTCAATCCAGAAAGTCTGTCATCAGGATGCTAAGTATGCCATCTTTTTCTATTCTCctcttaataattaaattattttgataattaaaaaattatcgaataatcaagtacaataatttaattaaattcaattaatattttgtgattTCTTTCTAGGTGCGGTTGTCATCATGTTCTTCGTCTGCTGGGCCCCATTTCACGCTCAACGTCTGCTTTACATTTACGCCCAGGAGTCTGACTATTACCCAGACTTAAATGAATGGCTGTACATCTTGAGCGGCTGTCTATATTATTTCAGCACTACTGTCAATCCGATTCTCTATAATTTGATGAGCATCAAATATCGTCAGGCATTCAAACAAACGATATGCTGCAAAATGAAGCCTACAAGCGGTACTTTGACGGATTCCCATCAGTGCAGATGCGACTCCTCGAACGAAGCTCACAATCGAAGTGTTATGTGTTTCGTAAGGTATAATATTTCACATATATGTTTATCGTATATAGTAGAAAATCTCTTTTCCCATTGCAATACTTTACGCTATTCTATAATACAAATACACAGAATTGTAGTATGAAATGATTACTTCATATTCCAGATATCCTGAATATTGtcatgattttatatatttttatctttcctATAGGCTCACTATCGTGCAAGCCAAAGAAATATCTTGTTTTACGCCTGACAGAGAAGAGAGTGCCAAGAATAGTAGAAGGAATAACGGGAATGCGAGCAGTTTTCCTCGAAATGCGTGTTTGTTACAAAAGGAAGATTCATCCTTGGAACCTCTCTTTGAACGAGGGCATTTCCTTGCTCACCAGCAACCGAGCAATGAAAGCACAACGTCCACGAGAAAGTCGGAGGATACCGTTTCCATAGCTAAAAGCAATCTGTGATCTATTTCTATTCGCTATTTTAAGGCAAATGTAACATTGTAAATCATTTTAGATAACTTAAACTGTCAATTGTAATCGTCTAAagattttacattatacaaGATGTAAATAGCTAGATGATTTGAATCGTCAATTGTTATAAAGATCAAGcgataagaattttatattatttattccggAATAAACTTTTACATATTACACTCTCGACACTTTACGCATTTGTGAATTTAtacgatattaaaaaacaaagcgTTTGAAAGATCGAagataaaatatgaaagataa
The Ooceraea biroi isolate clonal line C1 chromosome 12, Obir_v5.4, whole genome shotgun sequence DNA segment above includes these coding regions:
- the LOC105284187 gene encoding neuropeptides capa receptor — translated: MSAASDNGTYEFWWDWDLANLTEAEYLNKVLGLKYLPLSMVIPLTIAYVLIFVAGVFGNVATCTVIVRNASMQTATNYYLFSLAISDLTLLILGLPNELSVFWQQYPWALGVGLCKIRAYVSEMSSYVSVLTIVAFSMERYLAICHPLRVYSMSGLKRPTRFILAAWLIAMVSAIPFAIYTKVNFVEYPPGSGNYSADSAICAMLLPDMPKFPLYELSCIVFFLIPMLVILVVYTRMGIKIKSATKETLGPIQGNVHGDYRQVQSRKSVIRMLSAVVIMFFVCWAPFHAQRLLYIYAQESDYYPDLNEWLYILSGCLYYFSTTVNPILYNLMSIKYRQAFKQTICCKMKPTSGTLTDSHQCRCDSSNEAHNRSVMCFVRLTIVQAKEISCFTPDREESAKNSRRNNGNASSFPRNACLLQKEDSSLEPLFERGHFLAHQQPSNESTTSTRKSEDTVSIAKSNL